The Acidianus manzaensis genome has a window encoding:
- a CDS encoding methyltransferase domain-containing protein, giving the protein MEIFNDPEGYSAWYKKNWKIYQSEAKAVKALNLRNCLDIGAGPSIFHEVIDGRKISLDISEFMLKNVENSEDKVQAHALYLPFRDKSIPCTFISVTICFINDIESLIKEIKRITKSVFSVCFIPKESPWGIYYENLGKKGHKYYSQAHFISKNELLNVLQKYFKVIDEISTLTYSPNEEEKIEDPSKNLEGSYICIKTIPLD; this is encoded by the coding sequence ATGGAAATATTTAATGATCCAGAAGGATACTCAGCATGGTATAAAAAGAACTGGAAAATTTACCAAAGCGAAGCTAAAGCTGTTAAAGCATTAAATCTACGTAACTGTTTAGATATAGGAGCTGGTCCTTCAATATTTCATGAAGTTATAGATGGAAGAAAAATATCATTAGATATCTCAGAATTTATGTTAAAAAACGTAGAAAATTCTGAAGATAAAGTACAAGCTCATGCGTTATATTTACCTTTTAGGGATAAATCTATTCCTTGTACTTTTATTTCAGTTACTATATGCTTTATCAATGATATCGAAAGTCTAATAAAAGAAATAAAAAGGATTACTAAATCAGTTTTCTCAGTTTGCTTCATCCCTAAAGAATCACCTTGGGGAATATATTATGAAAATCTAGGCAAGAAAGGCCATAAATATTATTCACAAGCACATTTCATCTCTAAAAATGAATTACTAAATGTATTACAAAAATACTTTAAAGTGATAGATGAAATCTCCACATTAACATATTCCCCAAATGAAGAAGAAAAAATTGAAGATCCAAGTAAAAATTTAGAAGGTTCATATATATGTATAAAAACAATACCTTTAGATTAA
- the nurA gene encoding DNA double-strand break repair nuclease NurA — protein MINKVYEEIAKNHDKIQDKMQFFKDTFKDKIKDKIEEVWINYEPSPIQKSFIAIDGGEFVKETRFSTIYVSNAEAILAKGIEEYSSIDSEVKVGVFSPGNLGKERVSELMNILELSLALRNGCKSDIILMDGSIIKKLGKGNGISGNEIQNIDDILNSDDEEESYKNLVLNKQIILSKLVQKYGDKTLWISKNSRGKDIFMQQVSDIAILESLTENPGYTKPRIHQIKSDTLAENNEIEVLKGLEISSFLMRLEKGQKVLKVDIVGRIDESFIKNIMDYLFAVSVNGYPYPLLKVHFEVKANREDRLRILALFNLIRRQGNTWIPNQFF, from the coding sequence ATGATCAATAAAGTGTATGAGGAAATTGCTAAAAATCATGATAAAATACAAGATAAAATGCAATTTTTTAAGGATACATTTAAAGATAAAATTAAAGATAAGATAGAAGAAGTTTGGATAAATTATGAACCTTCCCCAATCCAGAAGTCGTTTATTGCTATAGATGGTGGAGAATTTGTTAAAGAAACAAGATTTAGCACTATTTATGTTTCTAATGCAGAGGCAATTTTAGCAAAAGGAATAGAAGAATATTCTTCGATAGATAGTGAAGTAAAAGTTGGAGTTTTTAGCCCAGGTAATTTAGGTAAAGAAAGGGTTTCAGAGTTAATGAACATTCTGGAATTAAGTCTAGCATTAAGAAATGGATGTAAGTCGGATATAATATTAATGGATGGTAGTATTATCAAAAAGTTAGGTAAAGGAAATGGCATTTCAGGAAATGAAATACAAAATATAGATGATATTTTGAATTCTGATGATGAAGAAGAATCTTATAAAAATTTAGTCTTAAATAAGCAGATAATATTGAGCAAATTAGTTCAAAAATATGGAGATAAGACATTATGGATATCAAAAAACAGTAGGGGCAAAGACATTTTTATGCAACAAGTTTCAGATATAGCTATTTTAGAATCTTTAACAGAAAATCCTGGATACACTAAACCAAGAATACATCAAATAAAATCTGATACTCTAGCTGAGAATAATGAAATAGAAGTTCTAAAAGGGCTAGAAATTTCCTCATTTTTGATGAGATTAGAGAAAGGTCAAAAAGTTCTGAAAGTTGATATAGTTGGCAGAATAGATGAGTCATTTATAAAAAATATAATGGACTATCTATTTGCAGTTTCTGTTAATGGATATCCATACCCCTTACTAAAGGTTCATTTTGAAGTAAAGGCCAATAGAGAAGATAGACTTAGGATTTTGGCGCTATTTAATTTAATTAGAAGACAAGGGAATACTTGGATTCCTAATCAGTTTTTTTAG
- a CDS encoding MTH1187 family thiamine-binding protein translates to MKYLVDISVEPIGTNSTSLSKYVKIVYQVLKSKNIKFYPAPSMTTLELDDITQLGYIIKDIDDTLAKEGVKRIVSILKIDDRRDKENSIDHKLDVIKM, encoded by the coding sequence ATGAAATATTTAGTAGATATAAGTGTAGAACCTATAGGCACAAATTCCACCAGCTTATCTAAATATGTAAAAATAGTATATCAAGTACTAAAATCCAAAAATATAAAATTCTATCCAGCTCCTTCTATGACTACTCTTGAATTAGATGATATAACACAACTAGGATATATAATAAAAGATATTGATGATACACTAGCTAAAGAAGGAGTAAAAAGAATAGTAAGCATATTAAAAATTGACGATAGAAGAGATAAAGAAAATTCAATAGATCATAAATTAGATGTAATTAAAATGTAG
- a CDS encoding Fur family transcriptional regulator, with protein sequence MEITPVEILRKKGLKVTPQRLAVLSLLSKGGHYSGEQIFEELKKNEPSISLSTVYNALEVLEKSGIINSFEANGITWYEMRRQPHVNVICEENNEIIDVDISLEEIIDQLKKKGINVINLSVVAYAECSKLESK encoded by the coding sequence ATGGAAATAACTCCAGTAGAGATTCTAAGAAAAAAGGGTCTAAAAGTGACTCCTCAAAGGCTCGCAGTATTATCTCTGCTAAGTAAAGGCGGACATTATAGCGGAGAACAAATATTTGAAGAATTAAAAAAGAATGAACCAAGTATAAGCCTATCTACGGTATATAATGCTCTAGAAGTTTTAGAAAAATCTGGTATAATAAATTCTTTCGAAGCTAATGGCATAACATGGTATGAGATGAGAAGACAACCACATGTAAATGTTATATGCGAAGAAAATAATGAAATTATTGATGTAGATATAAGTTTGGAAGAAATAATAGATCAACTAAAGAAAAAAGGAATAAACGTAATAAACCTTAGTGTTGTAGCTTATGCAGAATGCTCTAAATTAGAAAGTAAATAA
- the rad50 gene encoding DNA double-strand break repair ATPase Rad50 has translation MKIEQITLKNFLSHESSQVSFKGNINAIVGVNGAGKSSIIDGIVFSLFREPSRGNMNNLIRKGKKTSTVEIVLSDNSKGKIYTIRRNIPASTEDSILENSKPLAYRSSEVSQKVQEILHLDKDILLSTVIVRQGDIESIFKDLADVMKKVMKLENLEKLTDSNGPIFSVKKELEMKLENLQKDKEMYESKIAQKKDLEKEIDNLNNNLKSLEAQKEEKTLQLNQLQKNKEEEDKKRERYIELKAKLENANTQLNKIKEDVKDLEEKMKIEQELDTELKQLQEEKENLQRLNDIINQLKLISQSIKDNNNQLQKLSREIDEYKENLHTKKELEDKAKKYEENKQILEQLKRKYLEYNKIKSVYDSDREKENNLENELQRFLIFIDINKLQNDLDKISERIQNLNTEKGQKEESVNQLLKIIKNLNDVHGNICPVCGRELDEEHKKKIREESETKIKDIKIEIQKIEKELRDLNEEKRNIETKIKKALELKAKKESKEKELNDLKEKIIEEEKTLNQLKDSHDKYESIEKELEELEQYYKKYLQLQRYTQNELEEKEKNKQEILQRLDELNSKYSQLRSQLTIPDEEISRISFKISQIEKEYNNKQGILIRIKAEIERKKKELDDIKEIDNEIQTINAEILRLDFDEAKYNELINSINTLNQEVNSMSQEISRILGKLEADKKSLEQINSELEKLKTSIDKIPQIEKGLSKLEKLRNDLSGSGLQNFIISNVKPKIENNLNDILSMFNLSFSRVSVDFEIGGKSKKGKTKITAFNTAGYDLDIEMLSGGERISIALALRLAIARALLDEIGFMILDEPTIHLDEERRRELLNIIRSAMSIVPQIIIVTHDDEVKEISDYIINVYKKGDSSAVKEGVSDDQ, from the coding sequence ATGAAAATTGAACAGATTACTCTAAAAAATTTTTTAAGTCATGAATCATCACAAGTTAGTTTTAAAGGAAATATAAATGCAATAGTAGGAGTTAATGGTGCTGGAAAAAGTTCTATAATTGACGGTATAGTATTTTCTCTATTTCGTGAACCATCTAGAGGAAATATGAATAACTTGATAAGAAAAGGTAAGAAAACATCAACGGTTGAAATAGTTCTATCTGACAATAGTAAAGGAAAAATATATACAATTAGGAGAAATATTCCAGCAAGTACTGAAGATTCAATTCTAGAAAACAGCAAGCCTTTAGCATATAGAAGTTCAGAAGTATCTCAAAAAGTTCAAGAAATTTTACACTTAGATAAAGACATATTATTATCTACAGTTATAGTAAGACAAGGAGACATAGAAAGTATATTCAAAGATCTTGCAGATGTAATGAAAAAAGTTATGAAATTAGAGAATTTAGAGAAGCTTACTGACAGTAATGGTCCTATTTTTTCAGTTAAGAAAGAATTAGAGATGAAATTAGAGAATTTGCAAAAAGATAAAGAAATGTATGAGTCTAAAATAGCTCAAAAGAAAGATCTTGAAAAAGAGATAGATAACCTAAATAACAATCTTAAAAGTTTAGAAGCTCAAAAGGAGGAAAAAACATTACAACTAAATCAATTACAAAAAAATAAGGAAGAAGAAGATAAAAAAAGAGAAAGATATATTGAGCTAAAAGCTAAATTAGAAAATGCAAATACTCAATTAAATAAAATAAAGGAAGATGTAAAGGATCTAGAAGAAAAAATGAAAATTGAACAAGAGCTTGATACGGAATTAAAGCAATTACAAGAAGAGAAGGAAAACTTACAGAGACTTAATGATATTATAAATCAATTAAAATTAATTAGCCAGAGTATTAAGGATAATAATAATCAGTTACAAAAATTATCTAGGGAAATTGATGAATATAAAGAAAATCTTCATACTAAAAAAGAGTTAGAAGATAAGGCTAAAAAATACGAAGAAAATAAACAGATCTTAGAGCAATTAAAAAGAAAGTATTTAGAATATAATAAAATTAAAAGTGTGTATGACTCTGATAGGGAAAAAGAAAATAATTTAGAAAATGAATTACAAAGATTTTTAATATTTATTGATATAAATAAGTTGCAAAATGATCTAGATAAAATATCAGAAAGAATACAAAATCTGAATACTGAAAAAGGTCAGAAAGAAGAAAGCGTAAATCAATTATTAAAAATTATTAAAAATCTTAATGATGTCCATGGTAATATATGTCCAGTCTGCGGACGAGAATTAGATGAGGAACACAAGAAAAAGATAAGGGAAGAAAGTGAAACTAAAATTAAAGACATTAAAATAGAAATTCAAAAAATTGAAAAAGAATTAAGAGATCTTAATGAAGAGAAGCGTAATATTGAAACTAAAATAAAGAAAGCATTAGAGTTAAAAGCAAAAAAAGAGAGTAAAGAGAAAGAATTAAATGATCTTAAAGAAAAAATCATAGAAGAAGAAAAAACATTAAATCAACTAAAAGATAGTCATGATAAATATGAAAGTATAGAGAAGGAACTTGAGGAATTAGAGCAATATTATAAAAAATATCTTCAATTACAAAGATATACTCAGAACGAATTAGAGGAGAAAGAAAAAAATAAGCAGGAAATATTACAACGTTTGGATGAGCTAAACTCTAAATACTCCCAGTTGAGATCTCAATTAACAATACCAGATGAAGAGATCTCAAGAATATCTTTTAAAATATCTCAAATAGAAAAGGAATACAACAATAAACAAGGGATTTTGATAAGAATAAAAGCAGAAATAGAAAGAAAGAAAAAGGAACTTGATGATATTAAAGAGATAGATAATGAAATTCAAACTATTAATGCCGAGATTTTAAGGCTTGATTTTGATGAAGCAAAATATAATGAGCTTATCAATTCCATTAATACTCTAAATCAAGAAGTAAATTCTATGAGTCAAGAGATATCGAGAATTTTGGGCAAGCTTGAAGCTGACAAAAAGTCTTTAGAACAGATCAATTCTGAATTAGAGAAATTAAAGACCAGTATAGATAAAATACCACAGATAGAAAAAGGATTATCAAAATTAGAAAAATTAAGAAATGATTTGAGTGGTAGTGGATTACAAAATTTTATAATTTCTAATGTAAAACCAAAAATAGAGAATAACCTTAATGATATACTAAGTATGTTCAATTTATCATTTTCTAGAGTTTCTGTAGATTTTGAAATTGGAGGAAAGAGTAAGAAAGGGAAAACAAAAATAACAGCTTTCAATACAGCCGGATATGATTTAGATATTGAAATGCTAAGTGGAGGAGAAAGAATTTCTATAGCTTTAGCCTTAAGATTAGCTATAGCTAGAGCGTTATTAGACGAGATAGGATTTATGATATTGGATGAGCCAACTATTCATTTAGACGAAGAAAGAAGAAGAGAATTGCTTAATATAATAAGAAGTGCTATGAGTATAGTTCCTCAGATCATTATAGTTACTCATGATGACGAAGTTAAGGAGATATCAGATTATATTATTAATGTATATAAAAAGGGAGATTCTAGTGCTGTAAAAGAAGGTGTTTCTGATGATCAATAA
- the mre11 gene encoding DNA double-strand break repair protein Mre11: MQVLHISDTHLGARKYNLDSREEDIYEVFSQLIDIAIKEHVKAIIHTGDLFDTYHPPVKSLKVAVDNLKKLGDKSIPFIGIPGDHDTPKKRNAIYPQKFLADSLNFLKLLTGDNTEHFDINDDGLTLQIFGIKHIPTISKDRLLNTLQQLKPTGNRNILMLHQGLRNILPYDNAWQIEEGDLPKGFNYYALGHFHTRKIEKLGCGILSIAGSPDIIRDDEIEGYKKFGKGAFLVDLSKKDVEIHPINLDIRPQDFVTINTNDIDKNIESVIQKYSNCKKKPILHIILEGSSVSKTVIFKKLSKLEYYTEYYRVAKDNTAMGKEEKINLPSSGTISEIISAFLKSRGYTDDEIKTILEIINKYDSEDINQLIKKFIGVENEN, from the coding sequence ATGCAAGTTCTTCATATTTCTGATACTCATTTAGGAGCTAGAAAGTATAATTTAGACTCTAGAGAAGAGGACATTTATGAGGTTTTTTCTCAACTTATAGATATAGCAATAAAGGAGCATGTAAAGGCAATTATTCATACAGGAGACTTATTTGATACTTATCATCCTCCAGTTAAATCCTTGAAGGTTGCGGTTGATAATCTTAAGAAACTAGGTGATAAAAGTATTCCTTTCATTGGAATACCTGGAGATCATGATACGCCAAAGAAACGAAATGCTATATATCCACAAAAATTCCTTGCCGACTCTTTAAACTTCCTAAAATTATTAACCGGTGATAATACTGAACACTTTGATATAAATGACGATGGTCTTACTTTACAGATTTTTGGTATAAAGCATATTCCTACCATCTCAAAAGATAGACTACTAAACACTTTACAACAATTAAAACCAACAGGAAATAGAAATATATTAATGTTGCATCAAGGGTTAAGAAATATTCTTCCTTATGATAATGCATGGCAAATTGAAGAAGGAGATTTACCAAAAGGATTTAATTATTATGCTTTAGGTCATTTTCATACTAGAAAAATAGAAAAACTAGGATGCGGCATACTTTCTATTGCAGGTTCTCCTGATATAATAAGAGATGATGAAATTGAGGGATATAAGAAATTTGGAAAAGGTGCATTTTTAGTAGATTTAAGTAAAAAAGATGTTGAAATTCATCCTATAAATTTGGACATTAGACCACAAGATTTTGTAACAATAAATACGAATGATATAGATAAAAACATAGAAAGCGTAATTCAAAAATATTCTAACTGTAAAAAGAAACCAATTCTTCATATTATACTAGAAGGAAGTTCCGTAAGTAAAACAGTTATTTTCAAAAAGTTATCTAAATTGGAATATTATACAGAATATTATAGAGTAGCTAAAGATAATACTGCGATGGGTAAGGAAGAAAAAATAAATTTACCATCAAGTGGTACTATATCAGAAATAATTTCCGCATTTTTAAAATCTAGAGGATATACTGATGATGAAATAAAAACTATCTTAGAAATTATAAATAAATACGATTCTGAAGATATTAATCAACTAATTAAAAAATTTATAGGTGTAGAGAATGAAAATTGA
- the herA gene encoding DNA double-strand break repair helicase HerA, which produces MIIGYVIGDASPQQATILAEKPIRLGLYTIIEYDGEKVLGMITDVTRGSPMIDGNTIDIKLIERLNKIDSTIPHYIKGVVKLLYDLNTDSQPDLPPIAGSPVRLAEEEELNKIFSEGDLSLGRLIGANVPVKVKVSALSRHLAILAATGSGKSNTVAVLSQRIANLKGSVLIFDYHGEYSRSDLNPLNVIEPRLNPLYLTAREFATLLEIKGNAPIQYRILRRAFVQYQNEIKKKIQDGQIDYEELNDNFVSDLESIIDSEQEKGNKKDSLDEVKNKLEEFADKYSGIIDLTSKDIISNLKTHNVNVVDISPLDEDTMDAIVSHYLRRILDARKEYKRKGNGLKFPVITVIEEAHVFLSKTDDTLTKFWASRIAREGRKFGVGLIIVSQRPKGLDENILSQMTNKIILRIVEPSDKKYVLEASDNLSEDLVNQLSSLGVGEALVIGNLVKIPAVLKIDKFAGLLGGSDPNMIEEWEKADEEYSINKGFADFG; this is translated from the coding sequence ATGATTATAGGTTATGTTATTGGGGATGCTAGTCCTCAGCAAGCTACAATTTTAGCAGAAAAACCAATTAGGCTTGGATTATATACAATTATTGAATATGATGGTGAGAAAGTTCTAGGTATGATAACTGATGTCACTAGAGGAAGTCCAATGATTGATGGGAACACTATAGATATAAAGCTGATAGAACGACTAAATAAAATAGATTCTACAATTCCTCACTATATTAAAGGCGTAGTGAAACTGCTTTATGATTTGAATACTGATTCTCAACCTGATTTACCACCTATTGCAGGTTCTCCAGTAAGACTGGCGGAAGAAGAGGAATTAAATAAAATTTTTTCTGAGGGTGACTTATCTTTGGGAAGACTAATAGGAGCTAATGTTCCAGTAAAAGTTAAAGTAAGTGCATTATCAAGACATTTAGCAATACTTGCAGCTACTGGTAGTGGAAAATCTAATACTGTAGCTGTATTATCTCAAAGGATAGCTAACTTAAAGGGATCAGTACTTATATTTGATTATCATGGAGAATACTCTAGGAGTGATTTAAATCCATTAAATGTTATAGAGCCACGATTAAATCCCCTATATTTAACAGCAAGGGAATTTGCAACTCTTCTAGAGATTAAGGGTAATGCCCCAATACAATATAGAATTCTAAGGAGAGCATTTGTACAGTATCAAAATGAGATTAAGAAAAAAATACAAGATGGACAAATCGATTATGAAGAATTGAATGATAATTTTGTGTCAGATTTAGAAAGTATTATTGATAGCGAGCAAGAAAAAGGCAATAAGAAAGATTCCTTGGATGAAGTAAAGAATAAGTTAGAAGAATTTGCAGATAAATATTCTGGGATAATTGATTTAACTTCTAAAGATATTATATCAAATTTAAAGACGCATAATGTAAATGTGGTAGATATTAGTCCATTAGACGAAGATACGATGGATGCTATCGTTTCTCATTATCTAAGAAGAATTTTAGATGCAAGAAAAGAATATAAGAGAAAAGGAAATGGATTAAAGTTTCCAGTGATTACAGTCATAGAGGAAGCTCATGTATTCTTATCTAAAACTGATGATACTTTAACAAAATTCTGGGCTTCTAGGATTGCAAGAGAAGGAAGAAAATTTGGTGTTGGTCTTATAATAGTAAGTCAAAGACCTAAGGGGCTTGATGAGAATATTCTAAGTCAAATGACTAATAAGATTATTTTAAGAATTGTTGAGCCTTCTGATAAAAAGTATGTTTTAGAAGCAAGCGATAATTTAAGCGAAGATTTAGTTAACCAGTTATCTTCCCTAGGGGTTGGTGAAGCATTAGTTATAGGTAACTTGGTTAAAATTCCTGCAGTATTAAAAATTGATAAATTTGCAGGATTATTAGGTGGTTCAGATCCAAATATGATTGAAGAATGGGAAAAAGCTGACGAAGAGTATTCTATTAATAAAGGATTTGCAGATTTTGGGTGA
- a CDS encoding cation diffusion facilitator family transporter codes for MRSVISFWLIFIILTIFSIYGKSALLASEAFHAFFDALVVTISIYAIKKLDNINSVYTYGMHRMEILFSLLNILIVIIGAIIGIIISILFIILRIEDNPFIVIIASSIATIFGLIASSEEEKDEIKKSVKLHAILDTLSYILGIIAGLAIFFTKYYILDPISSLGILGIIVLKNSSQIKSYIDVLMEKSPIDTYNIEKLLTPIFPTVHHIHVWSICPHIKVATLHITEDPNTTLLEMDKKRKYIEKLLSENFNINHVTVQFETKKTD; via the coding sequence ATGAGAAGTGTAATTAGCTTCTGGTTAATATTTATTATTCTCACAATATTTAGCATTTATGGAAAAAGCGCGTTATTAGCCTCAGAAGCGTTTCATGCATTTTTTGATGCACTAGTAGTCACAATTTCAATCTATGCAATAAAAAAATTAGATAATATTAACTCAGTTTACACATATGGTATGCATAGAATGGAAATATTATTCTCTTTATTAAACATTCTAATAGTAATTATAGGTGCAATAATAGGTATAATTATTTCAATTCTCTTTATCATTCTCAGAATAGAAGATAATCCATTTATAGTTATAATCGCATCATCAATAGCTACCATTTTTGGACTTATAGCTTCTTCTGAAGAAGAAAAAGATGAAATTAAAAAAAGTGTTAAACTTCATGCAATACTTGATACGTTATCTTACATTCTGGGAATAATAGCAGGTTTAGCAATATTTTTTACAAAGTATTATATTTTAGATCCTATTTCGTCATTAGGAATCTTAGGTATTATAGTGCTAAAAAATTCTTCACAGATTAAATCATATATTGATGTACTAATGGAAAAATCTCCTATAGATACGTATAATATAGAAAAACTTTTAACACCAATTTTCCCGACTGTACATCATATTCATGTATGGAGCATATGTCCACATATTAAAGTAGCAACTCTCCATATAACTGAAGATCCTAATACTACACTTCTTGAAATGGATAAAAAAAGAAAATATATTGAAAAACTACTTTCTGAAAATTTTAATATAAATCACGTCACAGTTCAGTTTGAGACTAAAAAAACTGATTAG
- a CDS encoding NAD(P)H-hydrate dehydratase — MITSKRMRILEINSEAFGVPTLLLMENAGRSVKDEILKELKDIKDKTVCIFAGHGGKGGDGLVAARHLASEGAKVNVLLLGENKHKDAISNLLAVQNLDYTIYLKAIKDVEELSPLECDILIDAMLGTGFSGKPREPFRTAINVFNRSKGFKVSIDVPSGIDSDTGEAPGEYVIPDIIVTFHELKQGLSKFNNVKVYKIGIPIEAEIYVGPGDVLMNIKKRDMKSKKGAGGRVLVIGGSYTFSGAPALSGLAALRTGADLVYVASPDKTSFTIASYSPDLIAIKLSGDNINPANFEELKPWIDRVNSVVIGPGMGLNPETKEASKLIVNYLKETNKPSVIDADALKSISGYELYPNAVITPHAGEFKIFFNEEPKTDNKERIQQVIEKAKQAKCVVLLKGYFDIISDGVQFKLNKSGNPGMTVGGTGDTLTGIIATLLAQKLTPLDSASIGAFINGLAGSLAYQKYGNHIVPTDLINEIPNVINDPLENFKKRVYDKVLY, encoded by the coding sequence ATGATAACTTCTAAAAGAATGAGAATTCTAGAAATAAACTCAGAAGCTTTTGGAGTACCTACATTATTATTAATGGAAAATGCAGGAAGATCAGTAAAAGATGAGATTTTAAAGGAATTAAAAGATATAAAAGATAAAACAGTGTGCATATTTGCTGGACATGGAGGTAAGGGTGGCGATGGCTTAGTAGCTGCAAGGCATCTAGCATCAGAAGGAGCTAAAGTAAACGTCTTATTATTAGGTGAAAACAAGCATAAAGATGCAATAAGTAACCTTTTAGCTGTACAAAACTTAGATTATACTATTTATTTAAAGGCCATAAAGGATGTTGAAGAATTAAGCCCTTTAGAATGCGACATATTAATAGATGCTATGTTAGGTACGGGATTTTCAGGAAAGCCCAGAGAACCCTTTAGAACTGCAATTAACGTATTTAATAGGAGCAAAGGTTTTAAGGTATCTATTGATGTTCCTTCAGGTATAGATAGTGATACTGGTGAAGCGCCGGGAGAATATGTTATCCCAGACATAATAGTCACTTTTCATGAATTAAAACAAGGTCTAAGTAAATTTAATAATGTAAAAGTATACAAAATTGGAATACCAATAGAAGCAGAAATTTATGTTGGACCTGGAGACGTTCTAATGAATATAAAGAAAAGAGATATGAAAAGTAAAAAAGGAGCAGGTGGAAGAGTACTAGTAATAGGTGGAAGCTATACATTTAGTGGCGCTCCAGCATTATCTGGATTAGCAGCTTTAAGAACTGGAGCAGATTTAGTTTATGTAGCTTCTCCAGATAAAACATCCTTTACCATAGCTTCATACTCACCAGATCTTATTGCAATAAAACTTTCTGGTGATAATATAAATCCTGCCAATTTTGAAGAGTTAAAGCCTTGGATTGACAGAGTAAATTCTGTAGTTATAGGTCCTGGTATGGGATTAAATCCAGAGACTAAAGAAGCATCAAAACTGATCGTGAACTATCTTAAAGAAACTAATAAACCTAGTGTTATTGATGCAGACGCATTGAAGTCTATAAGCGGTTATGAGTTATATCCTAATGCAGTTATAACTCCTCATGCAGGAGAATTCAAGATTTTCTTTAACGAAGAACCAAAAACTGACAATAAAGAAAGAATACAACAAGTTATAGAAAAGGCTAAGCAAGCTAAATGCGTAGTATTACTTAAAGGATATTTTGACATTATAAGCGACGGCGTTCAATTTAAATTAAATAAATCTGGAAATCCTGGTATGACAGTAGGCGGAACTGGAGATACACTTACAGGAATAATAGCTACATTATTAGCTCAAAAATTAACTCCATTAGATTCTGCAAGTATAGGAGCATTTATAAATGGCCTAGCAGGATCATTAGCTTATCAAAAATATGGTAACCATATTGTTCCTACAGATTTAATTAATGAAATACCTAATGTAATAAATGATCCCCTAGAAAACTTTAAGAAAAGAGTATATGACAAGGTATTGTACTAA
- a CDS encoding CBS domain-containing protein, with amino-acid sequence MGIIRSSILLRPYDTLLYIIKIMTMEYIPKAIVTDEKGYPLGIITQKDIVKFVYSAGEDIDFNNVYISEVMRKDFLCVNENIDPLEAAQIMIDKKQPLLIACSEEGKALGMIIKSDLTQYYASQIRSLQKVGEFITSPAVTCNKNDNLAESIKILLDRDLSRLIVMDQGKIAGILTTTDLLYIAPVLKYKSCNIKIGDVMSPNIIVISSNEDLANAAKLMANRKIKGIPVVKESGDLVGVITTTDVTRALLDDRVRKYLYELKMYTSTF; translated from the coding sequence ATGGGAATTATTAGGAGTTCTATCCTTCTTAGGCCATACGATACATTGCTATATATTATCAAAATCATGACTATGGAATACATACCTAAAGCTATCGTAACAGATGAAAAAGGTTATCCTTTAGGAATTATTACTCAAAAAGATATAGTTAAATTTGTTTATTCTGCAGGAGAAGATATAGATTTCAACAATGTATATATATCAGAAGTTATGAGGAAGGATTTCTTATGTGTTAATGAGAATATTGATCCATTAGAAGCTGCACAAATAATGATAGATAAAAAGCAGCCGTTATTAATAGCTTGTTCTGAAGAAGGTAAAGCATTAGGTATGATTATAAAAAGTGATTTGACACAATATTATGCTTCTCAAATTAGGAGTCTTCAAAAAGTAGGAGAATTTATTACTAGTCCAGCTGTTACATGTAATAAAAATGATAACTTGGCAGAATCTATAAAAATATTACTAGATAGAGACTTAAGTAGGCTAATTGTTATGGACCAAGGGAAAATAGCAGGGATATTAACTACTACTGATCTTTTATATATAGCTCCAGTTCTAAAATACAAATCTTGTAATATAAAAATTGGTGACGTTATGAGTCCTAACATTATAGTAATTTCTTCTAATGAAGATTTAGCTAATGCGGCAAAGTTGATGGCAAATAGGAAAATTAAAGGTATACCGGTAGTAAAAGAATCTGGAGACTTAGTTGGTGTAATTACTACGACAGATGTTACAAGAGCGTTGCTTGATGATAGAGTAAGAAAATACTTATACGAATTAAAAATGTATACTTCTACATTTTAA